Proteins from a genomic interval of Zingiber officinale cultivar Zhangliang chromosome 1B, Zo_v1.1, whole genome shotgun sequence:
- the LOC122023877 gene encoding protein MIZU-KUSSEI 1-like, whose translation MADTPSREAAADDSGGEARWWRAFSCLADALLLPCKPFLFFPQSYSSASSSPSAVAAHVAGTFFCRPHERDHRITLCLQQAAGAVPVIIDLPIGVSELNGAGRVALECDRLRWAGPLLEAPRWAVRCGGRRAGFGRPRPATGAEARALEALKAVTSGAGRLPPPPPSGGRRELFAYVRGNFERVVGSTDSESYHLVDPTGSLGLQLSLFFLRV comes from the coding sequence ATGGCAGACACACCTTCCAGAGAAGCCGCCGCCGACGACAGCGGCGGCGAAGCAAGATGGTGGAGAGCTTTTAGTTGCCTCGCCGACGCCCTGCTCCTCCCCTGCAaacccttcctcttcttcccccAATCTTACAGCTCCGCCTCCTCCTCCCCCTCCGCAGTCGCAGCTCACGTCGCCGGCACCTTCTTTTGCCGCCCCCACGAGAGGGACCACCGCATCACTCTCTGCCTCCAGCAGGCAGCCGGCGCGGTCCCCGTGATAATCGACCTGCCAATCGGAGTGTCCGAGCTGAACGGCGCCGGGCGGGTTGCGCTGGAGTGCGACCGGCTCAGGTGGGCCGGGCCGCTCCTGGAAGCGCCTAGATGGGCTGTGCGCTGCGGCGGGCGGAGGGCGGGATTCGGCCGCCCGAGGCCGGCGACAGGGGCGGAAGCGCGAGCCCTCGAGGCCTTGAAGGCCGTCACCTCCGGGGCTGGAAGGCTGCCCCCGCCGCCGCCTAGCGGCGGACGGAGAGAGTTGTTTGCGTATGTACGCGGGAACTTCGAGAGGGTGGTGGGGTCCACCGACAGCGAATCCTACCATCTGGTGGACCCCACTGGAAGCTTGGGCCTTCAGCtcagcctcttcttcctccgcgTCTGA